Proteins co-encoded in one Jeotgalibacillus malaysiensis genomic window:
- a CDS encoding heme ABC transporter ATP-binding protein, whose product MMLKKANVLLLDEPTNHLDLESITALNNGLINYKGAMIFTSHDHQFVQTIANRIIDITDGKITDKQLTYDEFLEWNKERVSS is encoded by the coding sequence ATGATGCTTAAAAAAGCGAATGTACTTCTGCTTGATGAGCCGACTAATCATCTTGACCTTGAATCAATCACTGCACTTAACAATGGTTTAATCAACTATAAAGGCGCAATGATCTTCACATCACATGACCATCAGTTCGTTCAGACGATTGCTAACCGCATCATTGATATTACTGATGGCAAAATTACAGACAAGCAGCTCACTTACGACGAATTCCTTGAGTGGAATAAAGAGCGCGTATCTTCATAA
- a CDS encoding carboxylesterase → MHHIFHEGKEGKPVLLLLHGTGGTEQDLLPIADMIDPEASVLSVRGNVSENGMPRFFKRLREGVFDIEDLKFRTQELNEFLDDAAHKYQFDRSNVIAIGYSNGANIAGSLLFHYSDSIKAAMLHHPMVPLRDHKLPSLAGTKVFIGAGENDPICPAVETTDLNDLLTDAGADVTVKWYNRGHQLIEEEVNDAKSWYHSL, encoded by the coding sequence ATGCATCATATTTTTCATGAAGGAAAAGAAGGTAAACCTGTATTATTACTACTTCATGGTACAGGAGGAACAGAACAGGATCTGCTGCCGATCGCTGATATGATAGATCCGGAAGCAAGCGTCCTAAGTGTGCGCGGAAATGTCAGTGAAAATGGTATGCCGAGATTCTTTAAGCGCCTGAGAGAAGGTGTATTTGATATTGAGGATCTGAAATTCCGCACACAGGAGCTGAACGAATTCCTGGATGACGCTGCTCATAAATATCAGTTTGACCGCAGTAACGTGATTGCAATTGGATACTCAAATGGAGCTAATATCGCAGGAAGCCTGCTTTTCCACTACAGCGATTCAATCAAAGCAGCTATGCTTCACCATCCGATGGTTCCTTTAAGAGATCATAAGCTGCCATCATTAGCAGGAACAAAAGTGTTTATCGGAGCGGGTGAAAATGATCCGATCTGTCCTGCAGTTGAAACAACAGATTTAAATGACCTGCTTACAGATGCAGGAGCAGATGTAACGGTTAAATGGTATAACAGAGGCCATCAGCTAATTGAAGAAGAAGTGAATGATGCTAAGAGCTGGTATCATTCATTGTAA
- a CDS encoding heme ABC transporter ATP-binding protein: protein MLKQNHFEYEEEEVIRRAYGHTRLYEVMQEKNAIYMKEDFSDEDGIKAAELEGEFGEMNGWEAESDAAILLQGLGLGEDYFNKKMSELTGSEKIKVLLAQALFGKPDVLLLDEPTNGLDIQAIQWLEDFLINFENTVIVVSHDRHFLNTVCTHIADLDSVRFRSM from the coding sequence GTGCTGAAGCAGAACCACTTTGAATATGAAGAAGAAGAAGTAATACGTCGTGCTTATGGACATACGCGCCTGTATGAAGTTATGCAGGAAAAAAATGCGATCTATATGAAGGAAGATTTTTCTGATGAAGATGGCATTAAAGCTGCTGAGCTTGAAGGCGAATTCGGCGAGATGAATGGCTGGGAAGCTGAATCTGATGCTGCGATCTTACTTCAGGGACTTGGACTAGGAGAAGACTATTTTAACAAGAAAATGTCTGAACTGACAGGATCAGAAAAGATCAAAGTGCTACTTGCACAGGCCCTGTTTGGTAAGCCTGATGTTCTTTTACTCGATGAGCCGACTAACGGTCTTGATATTCAGGCTATTCAGTGGCTTGAAGACTTCCTAATTAATTTCGAGAATACTGTCATCGTTGTCTCGCACGACCGTCACTTCCTTAATACAGTGTGTACGCACATTGCAGACCTTGATTCAGTAAGATTCAGATCTATGTAG
- a CDS encoding DNA-binding protein has translation MSEQTSIGGTVQKLTVGSKTSFGFYLLRGDEEIPINDSEIHEDITEGEVKEFFVYPDRRGRLTASTVIPEIKKGVYGWARVIKVNERDGAALDIGISREVTVLPEDLPAMKHVWPEAGDYLYITLRTDLAGQMFGRLATEEVVQVLSERADDDVHNKELKGRPYRLLRVGTFVLTEEGYRCFIHESERKSEPRLGQDITVRIIGVKDDGTLNGSLLPRKQDKMDEDSEVIFNYLLSRGGSMPFGDKSNPEDIKMIFNMSKASFKRALGRLYKEKKIIQKNGETHLVQHGGDSK, from the coding sequence ATGAGTGAACAAACATCTATTGGCGGTACCGTTCAGAAATTAACAGTGGGCAGTAAAACGTCATTTGGTTTTTATTTATTAAGAGGCGATGAAGAGATCCCGATTAATGATTCAGAGATTCATGAAGACATTACAGAGGGAGAAGTAAAAGAATTTTTTGTCTACCCGGACAGAAGAGGCAGACTGACAGCATCTACAGTCATACCTGAGATTAAAAAAGGGGTTTATGGCTGGGCAAGAGTCATTAAAGTAAATGAACGTGATGGAGCGGCACTCGATATTGGTATATCAAGAGAGGTAACGGTGCTGCCAGAAGATCTTCCTGCGATGAAACATGTATGGCCGGAAGCAGGAGATTATCTCTATATTACACTCCGTACAGATCTTGCCGGACAAATGTTTGGCAGACTTGCAACTGAGGAAGTAGTACAGGTGCTTTCAGAGCGCGCAGATGACGATGTGCATAACAAAGAGTTAAAAGGGCGTCCTTACAGGTTGCTGAGAGTCGGCACATTTGTACTGACTGAAGAAGGATACCGCTGCTTTATCCATGAAAGCGAACGCAAAAGCGAGCCACGTCTAGGACAGGATATTACAGTCCGCATCATTGGTGTGAAAGACGACGGAACACTAAACGGCTCACTATTACCGAGAAAACAGGACAAGATGGATGAAGATTCAGAAGTGATCTTTAACTATTTGTTAAGCCGCGGCGGCAGCATGCCGTTTGGTGATAAAAGTAATCCTGAAGATATTAAAATGATTTTTAATATGAGCAAAGCTTCATTCAAACGTGCACTTGGAAGGTTATATAAAGAAAAGAAAATCATCCAGAAGAACGGTGAAACGCACCTGGTTCAGCATGGCGGGGACTCAAAATGA
- a CDS encoding heme ABC transporter ATP-binding protein, which produces MNKDDKIALAGTDEIAKTTLMRILMGEVEPDSGSFKWGVTTSQSYFRTITHLTLKVRKQILWTG; this is translated from the coding sequence ATGAATAAAGATGATAAAATCGCACTTGCAGGAACAGATGAGATTGCTAAAACAACGCTGATGCGTATTTTAATGGGTGAAGTTGAGCCGGATAGCGGAAGCTTTAAGTGGGGTGTTACAACATCACAATCCTATTTCCGCACGATAACTCATCTTACTTTGAAGGTCAGGAAACAGATCTTGTGGACTGGTTAA